A genome region from Corvus hawaiiensis isolate bCorHaw1 chromosome 4, bCorHaw1.pri.cur, whole genome shotgun sequence includes the following:
- the CDHR3 gene encoding cadherin-related family member 3 isoform X1 has protein sequence MKDSVVKTMKTMLLFLILLGVVSGRRIQLLKGLPATSTVEENSAAGVLVYSFNVTVSPLASGGVAILPTIVNSNPLTEAFDIESKGGLEYRVVTTGNPVLDYETMPKSFDLQIFVEDTNGRTDLNILTIQVTDKNEHPVFRGNIAIQTVTIYILEGIPPGRIYQVDAADPENAKLKYSLLPATVPFLIRESGDIFSTKEFDYEKDPHCYFLKVTVTDPGGLNSTKTVNIYIINTNDERPYFTTKQRIYRIPEEQNPGTIVANITAKDPDDEDSPSRLFYSIQSSDRHFSINPATGVLQVTGRIDRDALPLRLHPNLSLIVRVEDSPSSGHASEMEVTIIVDDINDNPPECNPSAFRKEANENMAPGTLLVDLRNYCKDIDVDPSNNQFSFTGLSGFGSNNFSLDSTVSGRLVMTGTIDLESPANPGVEVYTLTVRVQDIAHPNYSNIIYIYIRIKPVNEFFPVFSNLSYVFSVSEITKAGSSIGRVHATDKDWPPNVITYSIVAGTGTRDYTNIFWISPTKGDVRILAGLDYETTQKHMFTVQASDQEKSTTASVTVNVLEVNDEEPVCSPNFFSLQIPVSLAVGTNINGFRIECQDRDSDPRSFRYFINEGNKNNHFIFSPSAGSNTSRLILASKFDYESGLDTNWIYSLRVHITDDNLVSARDKTTHSIKTGTVTLSIRVIPNPTTVTTTTPGFTVVTKRENLYSPSAWYVPFVITLGSLLLLGLLGYLGLLLLTRLRTRCPPAGRAPLINAPEKKKPKKEVVVTMTKLNTVFDGEAIDPVTGRVYEFNTQSGARRWKKSNEPLQPMLAVQVTSSATDNSGQGTERPEASSKKEPSEKRKELTAATKPAAKPSAWQSETPGQAGLRLQKQKEESEDRGLSSPAP, from the exons ATGAAGGACAGTGTCGTAAAGACAATGAAGACCATGCTCCTTTTCCTAATTTTGCTAGGAGTAGTATCTG GAAGAAGAATCCAGTTGCTTAAGGGCTTACCTGCAACAAGCACTGTTGAAGAAAACTCAGCAGCTGGTGTTTTAGTCTATAGCTTTAATGTAACTGTTTCTCCATTGGCTTCTGGAGGTGTTGCAATTCTTCCTACCATAGTAAATTCAAATCCACTTACAGAAGCTTTTGACATTGAATCAAAAGGAGGTCTTGAATACAGG gttGTTACCACTGGAAATCCTGTCCTAGATTATGAAACGATGCCAAAAAGCTTTGATTTGCAGATTTTTGTTGAAGATACAAATGGAAGGACTGACCTTAACATATTGACTATTCAAGTAACAGATAAAAATGAACATCCTGTATTTCGAGGAAATATCGCAATTCAAA CTGTGACTATCTATATATTGGAAGGGATACCTCCAGGACGCATTTACCAAGTTGATGCAGCTGATCCTGAAAATGCAAAACTCAAA TATTCATTGCTCCCTGCAACAGTACCATTCTTGATCAGGGAAAGTGGAGacattttttccacaaaagaaTTTGATTATGAGAAAGATCCGCATTG ttactttttaaaagtaacaGTGACAGATCCAGGTGGACTCAACTCAACTAAAACagtgaatatatatataattaatacCAATGATGAAAGGCCTTACTTTACCAC AAAACAAAGGATCTACAGGATTCCAGAGGAACAAAACCCGGGCACCATTGTTGCCAATATAACAGCTAAAGATCCTGATGATGAAGACTCTCCCAGCAGACTTTTCTACAGCATCCAGTCATCTGACAGACATTTCTCCATAAATCCAG CAACTGGAGTGCTGCAGGTGACTGGGAGAATTGACCGGGATGCGCTTCCGCTGCGGCTCCATCCTAACCTCTCACTGATAGTCCGAGTAGAGGACAGCCCCAGCAGTGGCCATGCCAGTGAAATGGAGGTCACAATCATTGTTGACGATATCAATGACAACCCACCAGAATGCAATCCTTCTGCCTTCAG gaaagaagcaaatgaaaatatggCTCCTGGGACACTTCTTGTTGATCTTAGAAATTACTGTAAAGATATTGATGTTGATCCATCAAACAACCAATTTAGTTTCACTGGATTATCTGGTTTTGGAAGCAATAACTTTTCTCTGGATTCCACTGTGTCTGGAAGACTTGTG ATGACCGGAACTATTGATTTAGAAAGTCCAGCTAATCCAGGAGTTGAAGTTTATACTTTGACTGTCAGGGTGCAAGATATTGCCCATCCTAATTACTCAA ATatcatctacatttacatcagGATAAAGCCAGTGAATGAATTTTTTCCAGTCTTCAGTAATTTATCTTATGTATTTAGTGTTTCAGAGATTACTAAAG CTGGATCTAGCATTGGAAGAGTACATGCCACAGACAAGGACTGGCCACCTAATGTCATCACTTACTCCATTGTGGCTGGAACAGGCACCAGGGATTACACAAATATCTTCTGGATCAGCCCAACGAAAGGAGATGTGAGGATTTTAGCTGGATTAGACTATGAAACAACTCAGAAACATATGTTCACAGTACAGGCCTCAGACCAAGAGAAGTCTACAACAGCATCA gTAACTGTGAATGTTTTGGAAGTAAATGATGAAGAACCAGTTTGTTCACCCAATTTCTTCTCACTTCAAATCCCAGTCAGCTTAGCTGTTGGGACCAATATTAATGGCTTCAGGATTGAATGTCAAGATCGTGATTCTGATCCCAGGTCTTTCCGTTACTTCATTAATGAAG GCAATAAGAACAATCATTTCATCTTTTCACCAAGTGCTGGCTCCAACACATCTCGTCTGATTCTCGCATCAAAGTTTGACTATGAGAGTGGGCTTGATACAAACTGGATTTACAGTCTGCGCGTCCACATAACAGATGACAATTTAGTATCTGCCAGGGACAAAACTACACACTCAATTAAAACTGGAACAGTGACTTTAAGCATCAGAGTTATCCCAAACCCAACTACTGTCACTACCACTACA CCTGGCTTCACTGTTGtgacaaaaagggaaaacctcTACTCTCCGTCGGCGTGGTACGTGCCATTCGTCATCACCCTCGGCAGTTTGCTGCTCCTCGGGCTGCTGGGCTACCtggggctcctgctgctgacGCGGCTCCGCACCCGCTGCCCTCCGGCAGGGAGAGCGCCTCT GATAAACGCTCCAG aAAAGAAGAAGCCTAAGAAAGAAGTGGTTGTG ACAATGACAAAGCTAAACACTGTCTTTGATGGAGAAGCCATAGACCCAG TTACTGGCAGAGTGTACGAGTTCAATACACAGTCGGGGGCCCGGAGGTGGAAGAAGAGCAATGAGCCCCTTCAGCCAATGCTAGCTGTGCAGGTAACATCCAGTGCCACAGACAATAGTGGCCAAGGGACAGAGAGACCAGAGGCATCAAGCAAAAAAGAGCCTtcagagaagaggaaagagcTGACTGCAGCAACAAAACCGGCTGCCAAGCCCTCAGCATGGCAATCAGAAAcaccaggccaggctgggctgagattgcaaaagcagaaagaggagtCTGAGGACAGGGGATTATCTTCACCAGCCCCTTAA
- the CDHR3 gene encoding cadherin-related family member 3 isoform X2, translating to MNILYFEEISQFKYSLLPATVPFLIRESGDIFSTKEFDYEKDPHCYFLKVTVTDPGGLNSTKTVNIYIINTNDERPYFTTKQRIYRIPEEQNPGTIVANITAKDPDDEDSPSRLFYSIQSSDRHFSINPATGVLQVTGRIDRDALPLRLHPNLSLIVRVEDSPSSGHASEMEVTIIVDDINDNPPECNPSAFRKEANENMAPGTLLVDLRNYCKDIDVDPSNNQFSFTGLSGFGSNNFSLDSTVSGRLVMTGTIDLESPANPGVEVYTLTVRVQDIAHPNYSNIIYIYIRIKPVNEFFPVFSNLSYVFSVSEITKAGSSIGRVHATDKDWPPNVITYSIVAGTGTRDYTNIFWISPTKGDVRILAGLDYETTQKHMFTVQASDQEKSTTASVTVNVLEVNDEEPVCSPNFFSLQIPVSLAVGTNINGFRIECQDRDSDPRSFRYFINEGNKNNHFIFSPSAGSNTSRLILASKFDYESGLDTNWIYSLRVHITDDNLVSARDKTTHSIKTGTVTLSIRVIPNPTTVTTTTPGFTVVTKRENLYSPSAWYVPFVITLGSLLLLGLLGYLGLLLLTRLRTRCPPAGRAPLINAPEKKKPKKEVVVTMTKLNTVFDGEAIDPVTGRVYEFNTQSGARRWKKSNEPLQPMLAVQVTSSATDNSGQGTERPEASSKKEPSEKRKELTAATKPAAKPSAWQSETPGQAGLRLQKQKEESEDRGLSSPAP from the exons ATGAACATCCTGTATTTCGAGGAAATATCGCAATTCAAA TATTCATTGCTCCCTGCAACAGTACCATTCTTGATCAGGGAAAGTGGAGacattttttccacaaaagaaTTTGATTATGAGAAAGATCCGCATTG ttactttttaaaagtaacaGTGACAGATCCAGGTGGACTCAACTCAACTAAAACagtgaatatatatataattaatacCAATGATGAAAGGCCTTACTTTACCAC AAAACAAAGGATCTACAGGATTCCAGAGGAACAAAACCCGGGCACCATTGTTGCCAATATAACAGCTAAAGATCCTGATGATGAAGACTCTCCCAGCAGACTTTTCTACAGCATCCAGTCATCTGACAGACATTTCTCCATAAATCCAG CAACTGGAGTGCTGCAGGTGACTGGGAGAATTGACCGGGATGCGCTTCCGCTGCGGCTCCATCCTAACCTCTCACTGATAGTCCGAGTAGAGGACAGCCCCAGCAGTGGCCATGCCAGTGAAATGGAGGTCACAATCATTGTTGACGATATCAATGACAACCCACCAGAATGCAATCCTTCTGCCTTCAG gaaagaagcaaatgaaaatatggCTCCTGGGACACTTCTTGTTGATCTTAGAAATTACTGTAAAGATATTGATGTTGATCCATCAAACAACCAATTTAGTTTCACTGGATTATCTGGTTTTGGAAGCAATAACTTTTCTCTGGATTCCACTGTGTCTGGAAGACTTGTG ATGACCGGAACTATTGATTTAGAAAGTCCAGCTAATCCAGGAGTTGAAGTTTATACTTTGACTGTCAGGGTGCAAGATATTGCCCATCCTAATTACTCAA ATatcatctacatttacatcagGATAAAGCCAGTGAATGAATTTTTTCCAGTCTTCAGTAATTTATCTTATGTATTTAGTGTTTCAGAGATTACTAAAG CTGGATCTAGCATTGGAAGAGTACATGCCACAGACAAGGACTGGCCACCTAATGTCATCACTTACTCCATTGTGGCTGGAACAGGCACCAGGGATTACACAAATATCTTCTGGATCAGCCCAACGAAAGGAGATGTGAGGATTTTAGCTGGATTAGACTATGAAACAACTCAGAAACATATGTTCACAGTACAGGCCTCAGACCAAGAGAAGTCTACAACAGCATCA gTAACTGTGAATGTTTTGGAAGTAAATGATGAAGAACCAGTTTGTTCACCCAATTTCTTCTCACTTCAAATCCCAGTCAGCTTAGCTGTTGGGACCAATATTAATGGCTTCAGGATTGAATGTCAAGATCGTGATTCTGATCCCAGGTCTTTCCGTTACTTCATTAATGAAG GCAATAAGAACAATCATTTCATCTTTTCACCAAGTGCTGGCTCCAACACATCTCGTCTGATTCTCGCATCAAAGTTTGACTATGAGAGTGGGCTTGATACAAACTGGATTTACAGTCTGCGCGTCCACATAACAGATGACAATTTAGTATCTGCCAGGGACAAAACTACACACTCAATTAAAACTGGAACAGTGACTTTAAGCATCAGAGTTATCCCAAACCCAACTACTGTCACTACCACTACA CCTGGCTTCACTGTTGtgacaaaaagggaaaacctcTACTCTCCGTCGGCGTGGTACGTGCCATTCGTCATCACCCTCGGCAGTTTGCTGCTCCTCGGGCTGCTGGGCTACCtggggctcctgctgctgacGCGGCTCCGCACCCGCTGCCCTCCGGCAGGGAGAGCGCCTCT GATAAACGCTCCAG aAAAGAAGAAGCCTAAGAAAGAAGTGGTTGTG ACAATGACAAAGCTAAACACTGTCTTTGATGGAGAAGCCATAGACCCAG TTACTGGCAGAGTGTACGAGTTCAATACACAGTCGGGGGCCCGGAGGTGGAAGAAGAGCAATGAGCCCCTTCAGCCAATGCTAGCTGTGCAGGTAACATCCAGTGCCACAGACAATAGTGGCCAAGGGACAGAGAGACCAGAGGCATCAAGCAAAAAAGAGCCTtcagagaagaggaaagagcTGACTGCAGCAACAAAACCGGCTGCCAAGCCCTCAGCATGGCAATCAGAAAcaccaggccaggctgggctgagattgcaaaagcagaaagaggagtCTGAGGACAGGGGATTATCTTCACCAGCCCCTTAA